One segment of Gordonia terrae DNA contains the following:
- a CDS encoding peroxidase-related enzyme (This protein belongs to a clade of uncharacterized proteins related to peroxidases such as the alkylhydroperoxidase AhpD.) translates to MSTSRFPLTELADLPPDLRERIEPIVSKSGFVPNIFRALGHRPNELRAFLDYHDVLMDQPGPLSKAERELVVVASSGANRCIYCVVAHGAILRVRSKDSHLSDHVATNPAGANLDGRQRAIVDLSLALTRTPELFADSDMARARSAGLTDVEIWDIGAITAFFAASNRLAHLTAVAPNDEFYSMGR, encoded by the coding sequence ATGAGTACGAGTCGGTTTCCCCTGACCGAGCTCGCCGACCTGCCACCTGACCTTCGTGAACGGATCGAACCCATCGTGTCGAAGTCGGGTTTCGTCCCCAACATCTTCCGCGCACTGGGGCACCGACCAAACGAGTTGCGAGCCTTCTTGGACTACCACGACGTCCTGATGGACCAACCCGGGCCACTGTCGAAAGCCGAGCGCGAACTGGTCGTGGTCGCCTCGTCCGGAGCGAACCGGTGCATCTACTGCGTCGTCGCCCACGGCGCCATTCTGCGTGTGCGGTCCAAGGACTCACACCTGTCCGATCACGTCGCAACCAACCCGGCGGGCGCGAACCTGGATGGTCGGCAGCGCGCGATCGTCGATCTCAGTCTCGCCCTCACCAGGACACCAGAACTGTTCGCGGACAGTGACATGGCCCGGGCTCGGTCAGCGGGGCTCACCGACGTCGAGATCTGGGACATCGGTGCGATCACGGCGTTCTTCGCCGCATCCAACCGTCTCGCACACCTGACGGCGGTCGCACCCAACGACGAGTTCTACTCCATGGGACGGTGA
- a CDS encoding arginase family protein: MKITVLGAPSSAGAYCVGVERAPAALRDAGLVEQLAATGAEVVDVGDLTTRLWFPDRQSPFAQNLGGETDALEELSAAAAGLLAAGQRLLVLGGSCTAAVGMCAAMALGGERPRIVYVDRHLDLNTPRSTAEGSLSWMGMAHALAVEGAAPELVGLIDRTPMLHPSDLVYLGVDVTRETTRWERDQVAELGLAIVDQRTLCDDPGDAARTARSTLAPGPFVVHLDVDVLDFLDAPIAENVNGRNSGPTIAILEQALVTLLHDPDCRGMSIGQLDPARAAADRTAIPRLVSALVSALTFT; encoded by the coding sequence GTGAAGATCACGGTGTTGGGGGCGCCGAGTAGTGCCGGTGCCTACTGCGTGGGCGTCGAACGTGCGCCCGCCGCATTGCGAGACGCCGGCCTCGTCGAGCAGTTGGCTGCCACCGGCGCGGAGGTCGTCGACGTAGGAGATCTGACGACAAGGTTGTGGTTTCCCGACCGGCAGAGCCCGTTCGCGCAGAACCTGGGTGGCGAGACGGATGCACTCGAGGAACTCTCCGCAGCTGCTGCCGGCTTGCTCGCAGCCGGGCAGCGTCTGCTCGTGCTCGGCGGCAGCTGCACGGCTGCGGTCGGGATGTGTGCCGCGATGGCGCTGGGCGGCGAACGCCCCCGCATCGTCTACGTGGACCGGCATCTCGATCTCAACACCCCGCGCTCGACGGCGGAGGGTTCGCTGAGCTGGATGGGCATGGCGCACGCGTTGGCCGTCGAGGGGGCGGCGCCGGAGTTGGTCGGCCTCATCGACCGCACGCCGATGCTGCACCCGTCGGACCTGGTCTACCTCGGAGTGGATGTGACTCGGGAGACCACTCGGTGGGAACGCGATCAGGTTGCCGAGCTGGGACTCGCGATCGTCGATCAGCGAACGCTCTGCGACGACCCCGGAGATGCGGCCCGCACCGCCCGCAGCACTCTCGCCCCCGGTCCGTTCGTGGTGCACCTTGACGTCGACGTGCTCGATTTCCTGGACGCGCCGATCGCCGAGAACGTGAACGGACGCAACAGCGGTCCGACCATCGCGATCCTCGAACAGGCCCTGGTCACGCTGCTGCACGACCCTGACTGTCGGGGGATGTCGATCGGGCAGCTGGACCCCGCGCGCGCCGCGGCGGATCGAACTGCGATACCGAGGCTCGTGTCGGCACTCGTCTCGGCACTGACCTTCACCTGA
- a CDS encoding ABC transporter ATP-binding protein: MPDKHSPTSGNRPRTSTEGSVRLRADDVTLGYDGKTIIAGLSASIPDRSFTVIIGPNACGKSTLLRGLSRLLAPTCGQVILDGKAISSRPAKDVARRLGLLPQSAIAPDGITVADLVARGRYPHQGLLRQWSSADEQAVLDALEATGTVDLAPRRVDELSGGQRQRIWVAMVLAQETDLLLLDEPTTFLDIAHQVELMELFAHLNRQGRTVIAVLHDLNHAARYADHIIAMREGEILAAGPPAEVVTSQRVEEIYDLPNVVIADPITGGPLVVPRPMPVGSIPHVEAAQ; the protein is encoded by the coding sequence GTGCCTGACAAACACTCACCCACATCCGGCAACCGGCCCCGCACGTCGACCGAGGGCTCCGTGCGGTTGCGCGCCGACGACGTGACCCTCGGCTACGACGGCAAGACCATCATCGCCGGGCTGAGTGCGTCGATCCCGGACCGGTCGTTCACCGTGATCATCGGCCCGAACGCGTGTGGCAAATCCACACTTCTCCGTGGCCTGTCACGACTTCTCGCGCCCACGTGCGGGCAGGTGATCCTCGACGGCAAGGCGATCTCGAGCCGGCCGGCGAAAGACGTGGCGCGGCGCCTCGGTCTGCTCCCACAGTCCGCGATCGCGCCGGACGGGATCACCGTCGCCGATCTCGTTGCGCGGGGGCGATATCCGCACCAGGGTCTGCTGCGGCAATGGAGCAGTGCCGATGAGCAGGCGGTCCTCGACGCGCTCGAGGCCACGGGGACTGTCGATCTCGCCCCGCGACGCGTCGACGAGCTCTCCGGCGGGCAACGCCAACGCATCTGGGTGGCCATGGTGTTGGCGCAGGAGACCGATCTTCTCCTCCTGGATGAGCCGACAACATTTCTCGACATCGCCCACCAGGTGGAGCTCATGGAGTTGTTCGCGCATCTCAACCGCCAGGGACGTACCGTCATCGCGGTCCTGCACGACCTCAATCACGCAGCCCGGTACGCCGATCACATCATCGCCATGCGGGAGGGTGAGATCCTCGCGGCAGGCCCACCCGCGGAGGTGGTCACCAGCCAACGGGTCGAAGAAATCTATGACCTGCCCAATGTCGTCATCGCCGACCCCATCACCGGCGGGCCCCTCGTCGTACCCCGTCCGATGCCCGTCGGATCCATCCCGCACGTGGAGGCAGCACAATGA
- a CDS encoding iron chelate uptake ABC transporter family permease subunit, which translates to MSSLIDAPAGTGSENAASERMLRALPTSIGLMGVALLLIVAVAMSLMIGSNSITPAAVLEVLRGGGSPEARYVVMELRIPRTAVGLVVGAALGAAGALIQAFTRNPLADPGILGVNAGAAFAVAVGVAFFGLQSILTSVWLALLGALVVTLGVYVIGSSGRGSADPVRLTLAGVALGAVFSGMTTGMTLSNPDAFEHMRSWNAGSLVGRGLDVLAPTVPLVAVALLAAFVLAAGLNALALGEDVARAQGANVRALRIGVIASVTVLAGTATALAGPIAFVGLMVPHVARWLFGVDQRRILAASVVLAPVLVLLSDVLGRILISPAEIPVGIVTAFVGAPVLILLVRRQRASTLS; encoded by the coding sequence ATGTCGTCGTTGATCGACGCACCCGCCGGCACCGGCAGCGAGAACGCGGCGTCCGAACGGATGCTGCGGGCCTTGCCGACGTCGATCGGCCTGATGGGTGTGGCGCTTCTTCTCATTGTTGCGGTGGCGATGTCGCTGATGATCGGGTCGAACTCGATCACACCGGCAGCGGTGCTCGAGGTTCTCCGGGGTGGCGGTTCGCCCGAGGCGCGGTACGTGGTCATGGAGCTGCGGATCCCGCGTACGGCCGTCGGCCTGGTGGTGGGGGCGGCACTCGGCGCCGCCGGCGCGTTGATCCAGGCGTTCACCCGTAATCCGCTCGCCGACCCGGGCATCCTGGGAGTCAACGCGGGCGCTGCGTTCGCGGTTGCGGTCGGAGTGGCGTTCTTCGGGTTGCAGAGCATTCTCACCTCGGTCTGGCTGGCGCTTCTGGGGGCACTGGTGGTCACGCTCGGGGTGTATGTCATCGGTTCGTCGGGCCGCGGTTCGGCCGACCCGGTGCGCCTCACCCTGGCCGGCGTGGCGCTGGGCGCGGTGTTCTCCGGCATGACCACGGGTATGACGCTGAGCAATCCGGATGCCTTCGAGCACATGCGTTCGTGGAATGCGGGCTCGCTGGTCGGTCGCGGGCTGGATGTGCTGGCCCCGACCGTGCCGCTCGTAGCGGTCGCCTTGCTCGCGGCGTTCGTGCTGGCCGCCGGGTTGAATGCGCTCGCGCTGGGCGAGGATGTCGCGCGGGCGCAGGGGGCGAACGTGCGCGCCCTCCGCATCGGCGTCATCGCGTCGGTGACGGTTCTGGCAGGCACCGCGACCGCGCTCGCCGGGCCGATCGCCTTTGTGGGACTGATGGTTCCGCATGTGGCGCGGTGGTTGTTCGGGGTGGACCAGCGCAGGATCCTGGCGGCGTCGGTGGTCCTGGCGCCGGTGCTCGTCCTCCTCTCCGACGTGCTGGGGCGAATCCTCATCTCGCCGGCAGAGATTCCGGTCGGCATCGTCACGGCGTTCGTCGGGGCGCCGGTACTGATCCTGTTGGTTCGGCGGCAGAGAGCGAGCACGCTGTCATGA
- a CDS encoding MmpS family transport accessory protein, giving the protein MKKSGARGGSLWIVLVVIAVMAVSAFYVGKLRLSEIPDRAIGHSPPAPQAGVVRDKSIEYVVTGPAGSSARVSYIEPSGRVVDDKVSVPWRVVLRTRELTTSVGVLTQSSGRGTVSCAVRVNGFERARQAGSGADGSTVANCLVPVA; this is encoded by the coding sequence ATGAAGAAATCCGGTGCACGTGGCGGCTCGCTGTGGATCGTTCTGGTGGTCATCGCTGTGATGGCGGTGTCGGCGTTCTATGTGGGCAAACTGCGTTTGAGTGAGATCCCGGACCGGGCGATCGGGCACTCACCCCCGGCGCCGCAGGCGGGCGTCGTGCGCGACAAGTCGATCGAGTACGTGGTGACCGGCCCGGCGGGATCATCCGCGCGGGTGTCCTACATCGAGCCCAGCGGGCGGGTCGTGGACGACAAGGTGTCCGTTCCGTGGCGGGTGGTGCTCCGAACGCGGGAACTGACGACATCCGTCGGGGTCCTGACCCAGTCATCGGGCCGCGGAACGGTGTCATGTGCGGTGCGGGTCAACGGATTCGAGCGCGCGCGGCAAGCCGGCTCGGGCGCCGACGGCAGCACTGTCGCCAACTGTCTGGTTCCGGTGGCGTAG
- a CDS encoding MerR family transcriptional regulator has translation MCPSSTTAANSANSAEIRVGSVLGVASRYVSTTGGDFGRATRLSAKALRFYHRVGLLEPARIDAATQYRYYAPEQIDDARVIHPSGHSTCRSRRCAVR, from the coding sequence GTGTGTCCGTCGTCGACGACGGCGGCGAACTCGGCGAACAGCGCGGAGATCCGGGTCGGATCTGTGCTCGGTGTCGCGTCGAGGTATGTCTCGACGACCGGCGGCGACTTCGGCCGCGCCACCCGTCTCAGCGCGAAAGCGTTGCGGTTCTACCACCGCGTCGGACTGCTCGAGCCGGCTCGCATCGATGCCGCCACTCAGTATCGCTACTACGCACCCGAGCAGATCGACGACGCACGTGTGATCCACCCATCCGGTCACTCGACATGCCGGTCGAGGAGGTGCGCCGTGCGCTGA
- a CDS encoding FecCD family ABC transporter permease, producing the protein MTGTGLIDVGYRRRVIGVGPYAMPVRARSVAVGVGLGLAVVVLGVVALGLGTYPLSPLAVVETLLGGGDALDRTVVFEWRLARTLAAIILGALLAVAGAIFQTVTRNPLVSPDILGLSNGAFTGMLVTVVVFSASWSQITAGAVVGGVVTAAVIWMLAYKGGLQGFRLIVTGIGVAAMLASLNTWMLLEVELDTAMFASAWGAGSLNGVTATPLIGAVGVAIVPVMVLAVLTPRMRQLDLGDDVAAATGARPALVRTVVLLSAVTLVSAATAVIGPVAFIALAAPQIARRLSATPYLSLTISALVGALLLLASDVIAQHVLPVTLPVGVVTVSVGGIYLVAMIIQEIRRRA; encoded by the coding sequence ATGACCGGCACCGGGTTGATCGACGTCGGTTACCGACGGCGGGTGATCGGCGTCGGTCCGTACGCGATGCCGGTGCGGGCGCGCAGCGTGGCCGTGGGTGTCGGCCTCGGTCTCGCCGTCGTCGTCCTCGGTGTCGTCGCACTCGGGCTGGGAACCTATCCGTTGTCGCCACTTGCCGTCGTCGAGACCCTGCTGGGCGGGGGCGACGCGCTCGATCGCACCGTGGTCTTCGAATGGCGACTGGCACGCACCCTTGCCGCGATCATTCTCGGCGCACTACTGGCGGTGGCCGGCGCGATCTTCCAGACGGTGACCCGGAACCCGTTGGTCAGTCCGGACATTCTGGGTCTGTCCAACGGGGCGTTCACCGGCATGCTCGTCACCGTTGTGGTGTTCTCGGCGAGCTGGTCGCAGATCACAGCCGGAGCGGTCGTCGGTGGTGTGGTGACCGCGGCAGTCATCTGGATGCTCGCCTACAAGGGTGGATTGCAGGGTTTCCGCCTCATCGTCACCGGCATCGGGGTGGCGGCGATGCTGGCGTCGCTCAACACGTGGATGCTCCTCGAGGTCGAGCTGGACACCGCGATGTTCGCCTCCGCCTGGGGTGCGGGGAGCCTCAACGGTGTCACCGCAACGCCTTTGATCGGCGCCGTAGGCGTGGCGATCGTCCCGGTGATGGTGCTGGCGGTCCTGACGCCGCGGATGCGGCAGCTCGACCTCGGTGACGACGTGGCCGCGGCCACCGGGGCCCGCCCCGCCCTCGTTCGCACAGTGGTACTGCTCAGCGCCGTCACACTCGTGTCCGCGGCGACCGCGGTCATCGGGCCGGTCGCCTTCATCGCCCTCGCGGCCCCGCAGATCGCACGACGACTGTCCGCGACTCCGTATCTGTCGCTGACGATATCGGCGCTCGTGGGGGCACTGTTGCTGCTGGCGTCCGATGTGATCGCCCAGCACGTTCTGCCCGTGACGTTGCCCGTCGGGGTGGTCACCGTCTCGGTGGGAGGCATCTACCTCGTCGCCATGATCATCCAGGAGATCCGTCGCCGTGCCTGA
- a CDS encoding siderophore-interacting protein → MTQSIESTRPWEYSAFPVTVASTQRISPNFIRVTLLDPSLGNFAPWGLDQRIKLVLPMVDGTEPDFGLLEDPTPHPKQWYTRWKELPADRRNELRTYTPSAIRPDQGEIDVDVFVHEPAGPASRWALTCSAGDRLVITGPDVRVGRTGYGIHYQPPHAPDRLLLIGDESAMPAIGNIIAATPPTTRTDVLLELADPLDDIVGAGHPHARIQHVTRGPDTGRRLEEAVRDWGARHAGDFRDTLPAAYAWIAGESTTTTRIRRYLTHELGMDKNHVAFLGYWKLGGPLVG, encoded by the coding sequence ATGACGCAGTCGATCGAATCGACCCGACCGTGGGAGTACAGCGCATTCCCGGTGACAGTCGCAAGCACACAACGGATCTCGCCGAACTTCATCCGCGTCACCCTGCTCGACCCGTCGCTGGGGAATTTCGCTCCCTGGGGCCTCGACCAACGCATCAAGCTCGTCCTGCCCATGGTCGACGGCACCGAACCCGACTTCGGACTCCTCGAGGACCCGACCCCGCACCCGAAGCAGTGGTACACCCGTTGGAAGGAGCTCCCGGCGGATCGCAGGAACGAGCTGCGGACTTACACCCCGTCGGCGATCCGTCCCGACCAGGGTGAGATCGATGTCGACGTGTTCGTCCACGAGCCGGCCGGGCCGGCTTCGCGATGGGCTCTGACCTGTTCGGCCGGCGACCGTCTCGTGATCACCGGGCCGGACGTCCGGGTCGGGCGCACCGGTTATGGAATTCACTACCAGCCACCTCACGCACCTGATCGGTTGCTCCTGATCGGTGATGAATCCGCGATGCCGGCGATCGGCAACATCATTGCCGCCACGCCGCCCACCACCCGCACGGATGTGTTGCTCGAACTCGCCGACCCACTCGACGACATCGTCGGTGCGGGACATCCGCACGCTCGGATACAGCACGTCACCCGCGGGCCCGACACGGGCCGACGGCTCGAAGAAGCGGTGCGGGACTGGGGTGCTCGGCATGCCGGCGACTTCCGGGACACGCTCCCGGCCGCCTATGCCTGGATCGCCGGTGAATCGACCACGACGACCCGGATTCGTCGGTACCTCACACACGAACTCGGCATGGACAAGAATCACGTCGCGTTCCTCGGATACTGGAAACTCGGTGGGCCGCTGGTCGGATGA
- a CDS encoding RND family transporter: MSTDDGERQMATTRGRLARLRHGLFAEIRRPVHREVLRDGASSRPRFARFLYACSIPVIVIWLLIAGGLNIVVPQLESTVTEHAQSFLPDEASSVQALVKMGEYFGGGGSNNFVYVLMEGDEPLGPEARTYYNELLAELTADTEHVNSAMDLWSNPDLAPAAQSSDGHVAYVLVNLAGNMGTALAMESTQSARDTIAASTPPPGIDVHVTGPSAVVNDEMVAINDSIILLVSVCALLVGAVLLLVYRSVVTAMVPLLGVGLALAVARATISFLAENEVIKVSIFAAALSAVIVLGAGTNYGIFLVGRYQEARRKGRDREDAYYDALAGVQHIVVASALTVAGAMACLAATRLAMFSTSGLPCTIAILITLAAALTLGPAVLAVATRLGFVEPRESASPRRWRRIGTTVARWPGPVLAAALAVLAVMILPLAMYAPSYNERRAQPADSPANVGFAAADRHLPPNIMAPSVLIVESDHDMRNSADLIALAQMTDAVASIDGVNAVQGITRPLGQTLDQGTLTSQAGYIGNRFGQMTSLLRDRITDLDAIGATVDRLDTAIDGVDAALRQGAAGAGSLSDATTQLQQTSDSTLAKVDELSAGIAPMRGLVRSIPQCGDVAACRTALTGLSVLDDVPALRESVRDLANGTRSLSGALPTAAEQIPTLRATVTQIRELVGPLRTTLGALLPQVGEITDFLDEVSGAYSAGSPAAGGFFLPSQALESPLFQSGIPYYFSDDGKATRMIVTPQREGFSRDAMDVSAHVIPTALGAIKDTSLAGSTVSIGGPGGTLLNIESFAHEDFIAIVVAAFAFVFCVVLFLLRSLVAALAVIGTVGLSYLSAMGVSVFLWQGIIGNPLHWSVAPIAFTFLVAVGADYNMLLVSRFREEYGAGGGTGLIRAMVGTGSVVTQAGLTFGITMLAMLASYAHNVAQIGTTVAIGLLIDTLIVRTLVMPAIARLSGRWFWWPTPFVSLPARRTRLEPEHDEQMSPTVAQRL; encoded by the coding sequence ATGAGCACCGACGACGGGGAACGGCAGATGGCCACCACACGCGGGCGGCTCGCGCGCCTTCGGCACGGGCTCTTCGCGGAGATCCGGCGACCCGTGCACCGCGAGGTGCTCCGTGACGGGGCATCGTCGCGTCCCCGGTTCGCGCGCTTCCTGTACGCCTGCTCGATCCCGGTCATCGTCATCTGGCTGCTCATCGCCGGTGGTCTCAACATCGTTGTACCGCAGCTCGAATCGACGGTCACCGAACACGCCCAGTCCTTCCTGCCCGACGAGGCGTCGTCGGTGCAGGCGCTGGTCAAGATGGGCGAGTACTTCGGCGGCGGGGGCAGCAACAACTTCGTCTACGTCCTGATGGAGGGTGACGAACCGCTGGGACCGGAAGCCCGCACCTACTACAACGAACTCCTGGCCGAGCTGACCGCGGACACCGAACACGTGAACTCCGCGATGGACCTGTGGTCGAATCCCGATCTCGCCCCGGCGGCGCAGAGTTCCGACGGTCATGTCGCCTATGTGCTGGTCAACCTCGCCGGCAACATGGGCACGGCGCTGGCCATGGAGTCGACCCAGTCCGCGCGCGACACGATCGCCGCGTCGACGCCGCCACCCGGCATCGACGTTCACGTCACCGGACCGTCGGCCGTCGTCAACGACGAGATGGTGGCCATCAACGACTCCATCATCCTGCTGGTGTCGGTGTGCGCGTTGCTGGTCGGCGCCGTGCTGCTGCTCGTCTACCGATCTGTGGTCACCGCGATGGTCCCCCTGTTGGGCGTGGGACTGGCCCTGGCGGTGGCCCGCGCGACCATCTCCTTCCTGGCCGAGAACGAGGTCATCAAGGTCTCGATCTTCGCCGCGGCGCTGTCGGCGGTGATCGTCCTGGGCGCAGGCACCAACTACGGGATCTTCCTGGTGGGCCGCTATCAAGAGGCCCGACGTAAGGGGCGCGACCGGGAGGACGCCTATTACGACGCGCTGGCCGGTGTGCAGCACATCGTCGTCGCGTCGGCGCTGACGGTCGCGGGTGCGATGGCCTGCCTGGCGGCAACCCGACTCGCCATGTTCAGCACGTCGGGATTGCCCTGCACCATAGCAATTCTCATCACCCTCGCCGCTGCACTCACCCTCGGGCCGGCGGTCCTCGCGGTCGCGACCCGACTGGGTTTCGTGGAACCCCGGGAGTCGGCCTCACCGCGACGCTGGCGCCGCATCGGCACCACCGTCGCACGCTGGCCGGGTCCGGTACTCGCGGCGGCGCTCGCCGTTCTCGCGGTCATGATCCTTCCGCTCGCCATGTACGCGCCGAGCTACAACGAACGCCGCGCGCAACCGGCGGACTCGCCCGCGAACGTGGGATTCGCTGCGGCAGACAGGCATCTACCGCCCAACATCATGGCGCCGAGTGTGCTCATCGTCGAATCCGACCACGACATGCGCAATTCGGCGGATCTGATCGCACTCGCGCAGATGACCGACGCGGTCGCCTCGATCGACGGTGTGAACGCCGTCCAGGGCATCACCCGCCCCCTCGGGCAGACCCTCGACCAGGGAACCCTCACCTCGCAGGCCGGGTACATCGGCAACCGCTTCGGGCAGATGACATCGCTTCTGCGCGATCGGATCACCGATCTCGACGCGATCGGCGCAACGGTCGACCGCCTGGACACCGCCATCGACGGCGTCGACGCCGCGCTGCGGCAAGGGGCGGCCGGCGCGGGGTCGCTGTCCGACGCCACCACGCAACTGCAGCAGACCAGCGACTCGACGCTGGCCAAGGTCGACGAACTCTCGGCGGGGATCGCGCCGATGCGCGGGCTGGTCCGGTCGATCCCGCAGTGTGGGGATGTCGCCGCGTGCCGCACCGCCCTGACCGGGCTGTCCGTTCTCGACGACGTTCCCGCCCTCCGCGAATCGGTCCGGGATCTCGCCAACGGCACGCGGTCCCTGAGCGGCGCCTTGCCCACCGCCGCCGAGCAGATCCCGACGCTGCGCGCCACGGTCACACAGATCCGTGAGCTGGTCGGGCCGTTGCGCACGACCCTGGGGGCTCTCCTCCCGCAGGTGGGTGAGATCACCGACTTCCTCGACGAGGTCAGTGGCGCGTACTCGGCGGGCAGTCCCGCTGCCGGCGGATTCTTCCTTCCGAGCCAGGCGTTGGAGAGCCCGCTCTTCCAGAGCGGTATCCCGTACTACTTCTCCGACGACGGCAAGGCGACGCGGATGATCGTCACCCCGCAGCGTGAGGGATTCAGCCGTGACGCGATGGACGTGAGCGCGCACGTCATCCCGACTGCCCTGGGCGCGATCAAGGACACGTCCCTGGCCGGATCCACCGTCAGCATCGGCGGCCCCGGCGGGACCCTGCTGAACATCGAGTCGTTCGCGCACGAGGACTTCATCGCCATCGTCGTCGCCGCCTTCGCCTTCGTGTTCTGCGTCGTCCTGTTCTTGCTGCGCAGTCTGGTGGCGGCGCTCGCCGTGATCGGGACCGTCGGCCTGTCGTATCTGTCGGCAATGGGGGTGTCGGTGTTCCTGTGGCAGGGCATCATCGGCAATCCACTGCACTGGTCGGTCGCGCCGATCGCGTTCACCTTCCTGGTGGCCGTCGGCGCCGACTACAACATGCTGCTGGTCAGCCGCTTTCGTGAGGAGTACGGGGCCGGCGGCGGCACCGGACTGATTCGCGCCATGGTCGGCACGGGAAGTGTTGTCACGCAGGCAGGTCTGACGTTCGGGATCACGATGCTGGCCATGCTCGCCAGCTACGCCCACAATGTCGCGCAGATCGGCACGACCGTCGCCATCGGACTCCTGATCGACACTCTCATCGTGCGGACCCTGGTCATGCCGGCGATCGCACGTCTCTCCGGCCGGTGGTTCTGGTGGCCGACGCCGTTCGTGTCGCTACCTGCGCGACGGACCCGCCTGGAACCCGAACACGACGAGCAGATGAGTCCGACCGTCGCGCAACGGCTCTGA